From the genome of Geothrix sp. 21YS21S-4, one region includes:
- a CDS encoding NAD-dependent epimerase/dehydratase family protein, translating into MTVSRREFIQWSAGAAALAATGLDLSAAPAKAAGKPKRILILGGTGFLGPATIEIAQARGHQVAMFNRGKTRPDLFPGVEKLHGDRDPKKDEGLKALETGTWDAVIDNSGYYPRLVGASAALLAPRIKQYLYISSISAYKEPSPEGGTEDAPLATMADPTVETMGKTYENYGALKALCEQAAQKAMPGRATIIRPGFIVGPDDPTGRFTYWPVRFDKGGEIAVPGAPADPLQIIDVRDLAAWLVHLVEQGTMGVFNACGPEKRLAWGTVVDACGKAGAANAKPVWIPADFLAKREDVEFPIWAPYLGETKGFHTWRNDRAVKAGLRFRPAAETVKDTLAWFKTQEKAEKGRTKLAGPSPEAEAKLIAAWREASKPKG; encoded by the coding sequence ATGACCGTCTCCCGCCGCGAGTTCATCCAGTGGTCCGCCGGGGCCGCCGCCCTGGCCGCCACCGGCCTCGACCTGTCTGCCGCGCCCGCCAAGGCCGCCGGCAAGCCCAAGCGGATCCTCATCCTCGGCGGCACGGGCTTCCTCGGCCCCGCCACCATCGAGATCGCCCAGGCCCGGGGCCACCAGGTGGCGATGTTCAACCGCGGAAAGACGCGCCCCGACCTGTTCCCCGGCGTGGAGAAGCTGCACGGCGACCGCGATCCCAAGAAGGACGAGGGGCTGAAGGCGTTGGAGACGGGCACCTGGGACGCGGTCATCGACAACAGCGGCTATTACCCGCGCCTGGTCGGGGCCTCCGCCGCCCTGCTGGCGCCCCGGATCAAGCAGTACCTCTACATCTCCAGCATCAGCGCCTACAAGGAGCCCAGCCCCGAGGGCGGAACCGAGGACGCGCCGCTCGCCACCATGGCCGATCCCACGGTGGAGACCATGGGCAAGACCTACGAGAACTACGGGGCCCTGAAGGCCCTGTGCGAGCAGGCCGCGCAGAAGGCCATGCCGGGCCGCGCCACCATCATCCGCCCCGGGTTCATCGTCGGCCCCGACGATCCCACGGGCCGCTTCACCTACTGGCCCGTGCGCTTCGACAAGGGCGGCGAGATCGCCGTGCCCGGCGCCCCGGCGGATCCGCTCCAGATCATCGACGTGCGCGACCTCGCCGCGTGGCTCGTGCACCTCGTCGAGCAGGGCACCATGGGCGTGTTCAATGCCTGCGGGCCCGAGAAGCGCCTGGCCTGGGGCACGGTGGTGGACGCCTGCGGGAAAGCGGGCGCCGCCAACGCCAAGCCCGTCTGGATCCCCGCCGACTTCCTCGCGAAGCGGGAGGACGTCGAGTTCCCCATCTGGGCGCCCTACCTGGGCGAGACCAAGGGCTTCCACACCTGGCGCAACGACCGCGCCGTGAAGGCCGGCCTCCGCTTCCGCCCCGCGGCGGAGACCGTGAAGGACACCCTCGCCTGGTTCAAGACCCAGGAGAAGGCCGAGAAGGGCCGCACCAAGCTCGCCGGCCCCTCGCCGGAAGCCGAAGCCAAACTCATCGCCGCCTGGCGCGAGGCGTCGAAGCCCAAGGGCTGA
- a CDS encoding energy-coupling factor transporter transmembrane protein EcfT has translation MRASFTSSDGPLTPLHRLDVRTKMLLSLACSVAVIALGSPAALGLLAAATGTYLALTRRWRIILVAHAGVLAVWLLALGFTMLLRKVSPQLGRSDGASLGVPFLRILILLHALLALALTSRIQGILTALKSLRLPYWIYIPAAIMVRFIPSLVEDLRQVAEAARIRGLPLNPAALLRRPWRSVRVFFVPMLFRALRTADELGVAAELKGVHARSVLSPYRQGRFRRLDVAALGLSLGLLAATFVVNARTPHQPVVRH, from the coding sequence ATGCGGGCATCGTTCACGTCTAGCGACGGGCCGCTCACGCCCCTGCACCGCCTGGACGTGCGGACCAAGATGCTGCTCAGCCTCGCCTGCTCCGTGGCCGTCATCGCCCTCGGCAGCCCCGCCGCGCTCGGGCTGCTGGCGGCGGCCACCGGCACCTACCTGGCGCTGACGCGCCGCTGGCGGATCATCCTCGTGGCCCACGCGGGGGTGCTTGCTGTGTGGCTGCTGGCGCTGGGCTTCACGATGCTCCTGCGCAAGGTGAGTCCGCAGCTGGGCCGGAGCGACGGGGCCAGCCTCGGCGTCCCCTTCCTGCGGATCCTGATCCTGCTCCACGCCCTGCTGGCCCTGGCGCTGACCTCGCGGATCCAGGGCATACTCACGGCCCTCAAGTCGCTGCGGCTGCCGTACTGGATCTACATCCCCGCCGCGATCATGGTGCGGTTCATCCCCTCGCTGGTGGAGGACCTCCGCCAGGTGGCGGAAGCGGCCCGGATCCGCGGCCTGCCGCTGAACCCCGCCGCGCTCCTCCGGCGGCCGTGGCGGAGCGTGCGCGTGTTCTTCGTCCCGATGCTCTTCCGGGCGCTGCGGACGGCGGACGAGTTGGGCGTCGCCGCGGAGCTGAAGGGCGTCCACGCGCGCAGCGTCCTGTCGCCCTACCGCCAGGGGCGCTTCCGGCGGCTGGACGTCGCCGCCCTCGGCCTCTCCCTGGGCCTGCTGGCCGCCACCTTCGTGGTGAATGCGCGCACGCCCCACCAGCCCGTCGTGAGGCACTGA
- a CDS encoding response regulator: MRILMVDDSEILLQETRRAFWQAHRSWEVLLAATGDDALKILARDPVDLVITGLGLPDMDGADLIHRVREMQPAAVRIALADHPMAEWIEKAEGDLHRLFIKPLDAEFLVKVVESLDAEDDSERQGAIGAFVSGLSKIPSLPTLYTELVALLEREDAGMGEVARLIRKDVAVAAQVLRSANSVHSASNRPVSELGQAVALLGMDSLRALVLFRGLVSGSEAKPQGLDLEKLWLHSFEVAAGTRQLAALEGETRLADLAFSVGLLHDIGLVVLALDPSNGYRSLLERAQSSRMPLAVLEQETYGVDHTQVGAHLLRLWGLPPAFCRPVREHHAPPATAEGFPLSQALHLADARHGGGRSAGIFADGRWGLHPHLLADPARFARWKACLAMDGALGTS, encoded by the coding sequence ATGCGGATTTTGATGGTGGATGACAGCGAGATCCTGCTCCAGGAGACGCGGCGGGCCTTCTGGCAGGCGCACCGGAGCTGGGAAGTGCTGCTGGCGGCCACCGGCGACGACGCGCTGAAGATCCTGGCGCGGGATCCGGTGGACCTGGTGATCACGGGCCTGGGCCTGCCGGACATGGATGGCGCCGACCTCATCCACCGGGTGCGCGAGATGCAGCCCGCGGCCGTGCGAATCGCCCTGGCGGACCATCCCATGGCCGAATGGATCGAGAAGGCCGAGGGCGACCTCCACCGCCTGTTCATCAAGCCCCTGGACGCCGAGTTCCTGGTGAAGGTGGTCGAGAGCCTCGACGCCGAGGACGATTCCGAGCGCCAAGGTGCCATCGGCGCCTTCGTGAGCGGGCTCAGCAAGATCCCCAGCCTGCCGACCCTCTACACCGAACTGGTGGCGCTCCTGGAGCGGGAGGACGCGGGGATGGGCGAGGTCGCGCGCCTGATCCGGAAGGATGTGGCCGTGGCCGCCCAGGTGCTGCGGTCGGCCAATTCCGTCCACAGCGCGTCCAACCGGCCCGTCTCCGAGCTGGGGCAGGCGGTGGCCCTCCTGGGCATGGATTCGCTCCGCGCGCTGGTTCTCTTCCGCGGCCTCGTGTCGGGCAGCGAGGCGAAGCCCCAGGGCCTGGACCTGGAGAAGCTGTGGCTGCACTCCTTCGAGGTGGCCGCGGGAACGCGCCAGCTCGCGGCCCTGGAAGGCGAGACCCGCCTGGCGGACCTGGCCTTCTCCGTGGGCCTGCTGCACGACATCGGGCTCGTGGTCCTGGCCCTGGATCCGTCGAACGGCTACCGCAGCCTGCTGGAGCGGGCCCAGTCCAGCCGCATGCCCCTGGCCGTCCTGGAGCAGGAGACCTACGGCGTGGACCACACCCAGGTGGGCGCCCACCTCCTCCGGCTGTGGGGCCTGCCCCCCGCCTTCTGCCGCCCCGTGCGCGAGCACCACGCCCCGCCCGCCACCGCCGAGGGCTTCCCCCTGTCCCAGGCCCTGCACCTCGCCGACGCCCGCCACGGCGGCGGCCGCTCCGCCGGCATCTTCGCCGACGGCCGTTGGGGCCTCCACCCCCACCTCCTCGCCGATCCCGCCCGCTTCGCCCGCTGGAAGGCCTGCCTGGCGATGGATGGGGCCTTGGGAACGAGCTAG
- a CDS encoding NTP/NDP exchange transporter, which yields MTPIRLLRRLLGRLVLVEEGEAPALLWSALYFFLLLFGLYLLRPVREAMGIARGADKLPWLMTGTLLAMALANPAFAALVSRLPRRRFIPRVYRFFALHMLGFFLAFRLLPGHGGAALGYAFYIWLSVLNLFVVSVFWGLMSDVWSEIQGRRLFGFIATGGTLGALAGAALTGALTKGMAFGAFRLKVDPLSLLLLSAVSLELAVQCVNRLAGIFRLGDSAHGEREPGPGLLEGLRLIATSRYLQLICAYMLLFTITSTFLYLEQGAIVERTFAGTAARTAAFARIDFWVNALTLVTQIFLTGRLITALGIPVILSILPVLTLAGFGALWAWPVFGVMALFQVLRRGLHYAVDRPAREILYIPLGPEERYKSKPFIDTFVYRGGDLLGVWAPAALRLMALPLGAAAMGASALWAAAAWGLGGLRKKLR from the coding sequence ATGACGCCCATCCGCCTGCTTCGCCGCCTGCTCGGCCGTCTCGTTCTCGTGGAGGAAGGCGAGGCTCCGGCGCTGCTGTGGTCGGCCCTGTACTTCTTTCTCCTGCTGTTCGGGCTCTACCTGCTGCGGCCCGTGCGCGAGGCCATGGGCATCGCCCGCGGCGCGGACAAGCTGCCGTGGCTGATGACGGGCACGTTGCTCGCCATGGCCCTGGCGAACCCGGCCTTCGCGGCGCTGGTGTCGCGGCTGCCGCGGCGCCGCTTCATCCCGCGCGTCTACCGCTTCTTCGCCCTGCACATGCTGGGCTTCTTCCTGGCCTTCCGCCTGCTTCCGGGCCACGGCGGCGCCGCGCTGGGCTACGCGTTCTACATCTGGCTCAGCGTGCTCAACCTGTTCGTGGTGTCCGTGTTCTGGGGGCTGATGTCGGACGTGTGGTCCGAGATCCAGGGCCGGCGGCTGTTCGGGTTCATCGCCACGGGCGGGACGCTGGGCGCGCTGGCGGGTGCGGCCCTCACCGGGGCGCTGACCAAGGGGATGGCGTTCGGCGCGTTCCGGCTGAAGGTGGATCCCCTGTCCCTGCTGCTGCTGTCGGCCGTCTCGCTGGAGCTGGCGGTGCAGTGCGTGAACCGCCTGGCGGGAATCTTCCGCCTGGGGGACTCCGCCCACGGCGAGCGGGAGCCCGGTCCGGGCCTGCTGGAGGGGCTGCGCCTGATCGCCACGTCGCGCTACCTCCAGCTCATCTGCGCCTACATGCTGCTGTTCACCATCACCAGCACCTTCCTCTACCTGGAGCAGGGCGCCATCGTGGAGCGCACGTTCGCGGGCACCGCCGCGCGGACCGCGGCTTTCGCCCGGATCGACTTCTGGGTGAACGCCCTGACCCTGGTGACGCAGATCTTCCTCACGGGCCGCCTGATCACCGCGCTGGGCATCCCGGTGATCCTGTCCATCCTGCCGGTCCTCACCCTCGCTGGCTTCGGCGCCCTGTGGGCGTGGCCCGTCTTCGGCGTGATGGCCCTGTTCCAGGTGCTGCGCCGCGGCCTGCATTACGCCGTGGACCGCCCCGCCCGCGAGATCCTCTACATTCCGCTGGGCCCCGAGGAGCGCTACAAGTCGAAGCCGTTCATCGACACCTTCGTCTACCGGGGCGGCGACCTGCTGGGCGTGTGGGCACCCGCGGCCCTGCGGCTGATGGCCCTTCCCCTGGGCGCCGCGGCGATGGGCGCTTCCGCGCTGTGGGCCGCCGCCGCGTGGGGGCTGGGGGGCCTGCGGAAGAAGCTCCGCTAG
- a CDS encoding glycerophosphodiester phosphodiesterase family protein gives MSTAQPLILGHRGLSSQHLENSLEAFRAALAAGMDGFELDVQPTRDGVCAVLHDGDLCRTAQGSGFLRQMTAAELPLLRNGEPVPRLADVVDLPAKLINVELKGEPGWQQALAAVEAADALDRVLFSSFEHSEVLQLWAACPAARCGFLWETDEALDLTAEELADLPEALWLHPPLQAVKAAPALWEPYATRLALWGMKTPAEAADLPFAPAVLIADGI, from the coding sequence ATGTCCACCGCCCAGCCCTTGATTCTCGGCCACCGCGGCCTGTCGTCGCAGCACCTGGAGAACAGCCTGGAGGCCTTCCGGGCCGCCCTGGCGGCGGGCATGGACGGGTTCGAGCTGGACGTCCAGCCCACCCGCGACGGGGTGTGCGCCGTCCTCCACGACGGGGACCTGTGCCGCACGGCCCAGGGGTCGGGCTTCCTCCGCCAGATGACCGCCGCCGAACTGCCCCTTCTGCGGAACGGCGAGCCCGTGCCCCGCCTCGCGGACGTGGTGGACCTGCCGGCGAAGCTCATCAACGTGGAACTGAAGGGCGAACCCGGCTGGCAGCAGGCCCTGGCCGCCGTGGAGGCCGCCGACGCCCTGGACCGGGTGCTGTTCAGCAGCTTCGAACACAGCGAGGTGCTCCAGCTGTGGGCCGCCTGCCCCGCCGCCCGCTGCGGCTTCCTGTGGGAGACGGACGAGGCCCTGGATCTGACCGCGGAGGAACTGGCCGACCTGCCGGAAGCCCTGTGGCTCCATCCCCCCCTCCAGGCCGTGAAAGCCGCGCCGGCCCTGTGGGAGCCCTACGCCACACGCCTCGCGCTGTGGGGCATGAAGACCCCCGCGGAAGCGGCGGACCTCCCCTTCGCTCCGGCGGTGCTGATCGCGGACGGAATCTAG
- the hutX gene encoding heme utilization cystosolic carrier protein HutX, translating into MRDAATLAAAPILHVEGVGYAYPFAAGPALKELDFGIRPGEAVLCTGPSGCGKSTLIRLLNGLAPHHYRGRLEGRVAAVGRDTQTISVGDLARQVGTLFQDPEHQFLALNVADELAFAHEWRGAEPGLVRRRIVEAARRLGIQHLLERSVHELSEGQKQRVALAGLLSLEPAVLLLDEPSANLDPEATRDLAGLLADLKAAGLTLFIVDHRLYWLRDLVDRVLVMADGRLILDVPFECLDEEALRAGRGLRKARVEDLRNRLPDASVLPAWLELRDLAFGYPGHPPLFDGLSLDLPKGQVVGLVGPNGAGKTTLARLLGGLLPLKRGTLRIGGAEVRNLTGRVGLVLQNTDHQLHMRTVREELLACADPADEACRDRVEGLLTDFRLAALAHRHPQSLSGGEKQRLVLAMSLLRRPELLILDEPTSGLDGGDMGMIADHLEAAAREGACVLLISHDLELLERVCTCRADLGALLHPSSSRGPMTTLEAAALTEQIQATLDQQPGVMLSALAAQLGLPEGDVLPLLPAGMATPAPVEAFEEIWEDLRGWQKATFLAVTPGAVVEVAGPLPRGQKGHGMFNLHEPGNPLGGHLLIERLGAIWFVSKPHFGKESHSVQFYTREGQPMFGVYVGRSADRALLPDVKVRYLNLRRRFEKRN; encoded by the coding sequence ATGCGTGACGCAGCGACCCTGGCCGCGGCCCCCATCCTCCACGTCGAAGGCGTGGGCTACGCCTATCCCTTCGCCGCCGGCCCCGCCCTGAAGGAGCTCGATTTTGGGATCCGCCCGGGGGAGGCGGTACTTTGCACCGGGCCGTCGGGCTGCGGGAAGTCCACCCTGATCCGCCTGCTGAACGGCCTGGCGCCCCACCACTACCGGGGACGGCTGGAGGGCCGCGTGGCGGCCGTCGGGCGCGATACGCAGACCATTTCCGTGGGCGATCTGGCCCGCCAGGTGGGCACCCTGTTCCAGGACCCCGAGCACCAGTTCCTCGCGCTCAACGTGGCCGACGAACTGGCCTTCGCCCACGAGTGGCGGGGCGCGGAACCGGGCCTGGTGCGCCGCCGCATCGTGGAGGCCGCCCGGCGCCTGGGCATCCAGCACCTGCTGGAGCGCAGCGTCCACGAACTGTCCGAGGGGCAGAAGCAGCGGGTGGCGCTCGCAGGCCTGCTGTCCCTGGAGCCCGCCGTCCTGCTCCTGGACGAGCCCAGCGCCAACCTCGATCCCGAGGCCACGCGCGACCTGGCCGGGCTCCTGGCGGACCTCAAGGCCGCGGGCCTCACCCTGTTCATTGTGGACCACCGCCTCTATTGGCTGCGGGACCTGGTGGACCGCGTCCTGGTGATGGCGGACGGGCGCCTGATTCTGGACGTTCCCTTCGAGTGCCTGGACGAGGAGGCCCTCCGCGCCGGCCGCGGGCTGCGCAAGGCCCGGGTGGAGGACCTCCGGAACCGCCTGCCGGACGCCTCGGTCCTTCCGGCCTGGCTGGAGCTGCGGGACCTCGCCTTCGGCTATCCCGGCCACCCGCCGCTGTTCGACGGCCTGTCCCTGGATCTGCCCAAGGGCCAGGTGGTGGGCCTTGTCGGGCCCAACGGGGCGGGGAAGACCACCCTCGCGCGGCTCCTGGGCGGGCTGTTGCCCCTGAAGCGCGGCACGCTGCGGATCGGCGGAGCTGAGGTCCGGAACCTGACCGGGCGCGTGGGCCTCGTTCTCCAGAACACCGACCACCAGCTCCACATGCGCACCGTGCGGGAGGAACTCCTGGCCTGCGCGGATCCTGCGGATGAGGCGTGCCGCGATCGGGTGGAGGGCCTCCTGACCGACTTTCGATTGGCCGCCCTCGCTCATCGCCATCCCCAGTCCCTGTCCGGGGGGGAGAAGCAGCGCCTGGTCCTCGCCATGTCCCTGCTGCGCCGGCCGGAGCTGCTCATCCTCGACGAGCCCACCAGCGGGCTCGACGGCGGGGACATGGGCATGATCGCCGACCACCTGGAGGCCGCCGCCCGCGAGGGCGCGTGCGTCCTCCTCATCAGCCACGACCTGGAGCTGCTCGAGCGCGTGTGCACGTGCCGGGCGGATCTGGGCGCCCTCCTTCACCCTTCTTCTTCCCGAGGTCCCATGACCACCCTCGAAGCCGCCGCGCTCACCGAACAGATCCAGGCCACGCTCGACCAGCAGCCAGGCGTGATGCTCTCTGCCCTCGCCGCCCAGCTGGGCCTTCCCGAAGGGGACGTGCTCCCGCTCCTTCCCGCGGGGATGGCCACGCCCGCGCCCGTCGAGGCCTTCGAGGAGATCTGGGAGGATCTCCGCGGCTGGCAGAAGGCCACCTTCCTGGCGGTGACGCCCGGCGCGGTGGTGGAAGTGGCGGGCCCCCTCCCGCGCGGGCAGAAGGGCCACGGGATGTTCAACCTCCACGAGCCCGGCAACCCCCTGGGCGGACACCTGCTGATCGAGCGCCTGGGCGCGATCTGGTTCGTCTCCAAGCCCCACTTCGGGAAGGAGAGCCACAGCGTGCAGTTCTACACCCGCGAAGGCCAGCCCATGTTCGGCGTCTACGTCGGCCGTAGCGCCGACCGCGCCCTCCTGCCCGACGTGAAGGTCCGCTACCTGAACCTGCGGCGGCGGTTCGAGAAACGGAACTGA